In a genomic window of Ignavibacteria bacterium:
- a CDS encoding NTP transferase domain-containing protein, producing MTGHRELAVAILAAGQGKRMGNPDLAKVLAPLFGKPLLGYVLEQASELHPTHVVVIIGHQRDAVRSFVASAAPHATCVVQDQQLGTGHAVQQTAPVLENTDTDVIILSGDVPLLTSSTLQELVTRHRSMRAVATVLTAIVPDPTGYGRIIRDNNGSLQAIVEHKDATPEQLAVNEINSGVYVVHSTELFRALTNVTNSNAQGEFYLTDIISILQREKLVVEAWCAPSWEEIHGINTVADLERAAQLLGERSIA from the coding sequence ATGACCGGACATCGTGAACTCGCGGTTGCCATTCTCGCAGCCGGACAAGGCAAACGCATGGGCAACCCGGATCTGGCGAAGGTCTTGGCCCCATTGTTCGGCAAGCCCCTTCTTGGATATGTCCTCGAACAAGCGTCAGAACTGCACCCAACCCATGTTGTGGTCATCATTGGCCATCAACGTGATGCCGTTCGCAGTTTTGTTGCCTCAGCTGCGCCTCACGCCACGTGTGTTGTTCAGGACCAACAACTGGGCACCGGCCACGCCGTGCAACAAACAGCACCAGTCCTCGAGAATACAGACACTGATGTGATCATCCTCAGCGGTGATGTGCCCCTTCTCACAAGTTCAACTCTACAAGAACTGGTTACCCGTCATCGGAGCATGCGAGCTGTAGCAACGGTGCTTACTGCCATTGTTCCGGATCCGACGGGATACGGACGTATCATTCGAGACAATAACGGCAGCTTACAAGCTATCGTTGAGCATAAGGATGCAACGCCGGAGCAACTAGCCGTCAACGAGATAAACTCAGGCGTCTATGTGGTGCATTCTACCGAGCTCTTCCGTGCGTTGACCAACGTAACGAACTCCAACGCCCAAGGTGAGTTCTACCTCACAGATATCATCAGCATCCTTCAGCGCGAGAAACTTGTTGTTGAAGCCTGGTGTGCCCCTTCCTGGGAAGAGATTCACGGCATCAATACAGTAGCCGATCTTGAGCGAGCCGCCCAGCTCCTTGGGGAGAGGAGTATTGCATGA
- a CDS encoding aspartate 1-decarboxylase: MNRVMFKSKIHRARITQADLYYEGSLTIDEELMEAADLIAYEKVSVVNINNGERFETYVIPGTRGSRDICLNGAAARKGHVDDEIIIISYTTMPDDEARTYQPTVVLVDKNNDPVSTSSSVEAYTHLPRHN, translated from the coding sequence ATGAATCGCGTCATGTTCAAGTCAAAGATCCACAGAGCCCGTATCACACAGGCCGACCTTTATTATGAAGGCAGCCTGACGATCGACGAAGAGCTCATGGAAGCGGCAGACCTTATCGCCTACGAAAAAGTGTCGGTGGTGAATATCAACAACGGCGAACGGTTTGAGACCTATGTCATCCCGGGCACGCGCGGAAGTCGCGACATCTGTCTTAACGGCGCCGCCGCTCGTAAGGGGCATGTGGACGATGAGATCATCATCATCAGCTATACTACCATGCCGGACGATGAAGCTCGAACCTATCAGCCTACCGTTGTGCTTGTAGACAAGAACAACGACCCGGTGTCTACCTCGTCCAGCGTTGAAGCCTACACCCACCTGCCACGGCACAATTAA
- the mce gene encoding methylmalonyl-CoA epimerase, producing MSAVDHIGIAVKDLEASMGLYRTIFGVTEFHREQVVDQGVDIASFSLNGVRIELTAPLNDESPIAGFIAKRGEGIHHIAFRTDAINDDLQRLAANDVRLINTAPQLGAHDMLIAFLHPKSTGGVLMELCSEK from the coding sequence ATCAGCGCAGTAGATCATATCGGAATTGCCGTCAAAGACCTCGAAGCAAGTATGGGGCTCTACAGAACCATATTTGGGGTGACGGAGTTTCATCGCGAGCAGGTTGTGGATCAGGGTGTAGATATCGCATCGTTTTCTCTGAATGGTGTCCGCATCGAACTCACCGCGCCACTCAATGATGAATCACCTATCGCTGGCTTCATTGCAAAACGCGGCGAAGGGATCCATCATATTGCCTTCCGCACAGACGCTATCAATGATGACCTGCAGCGGCTTGCAGCCAATGATGTACGGTTGATCAACACTGCGCCACAACTCGGCGCACACGATATGCTCATAGCCTTTCTACACCCGAAGTCCACAGGCGGTGTGCTCATGGAACTATGTTCGGAGAAATAA
- the rlmB gene encoding 23S rRNA (guanosine(2251)-2'-O)-methyltransferase RlmB — MLIEAIEADTAIEKIFLAFGNEDAGPIAQIRSQASKANIQCAIMDRRKFQALEKQLGLAPNDAQGVIAIRPVKAPVTLETLLKGALDSSPDPIIIVLDGITDPHNLGAIARSAEGAGAYGMILPIKYSAPVTPVAVKASAGALEHLPVAKVPRVSEMLKQCKAEGWRIIGTAVPATSVYTDDIYSGPLIIVIGNEGEGLHPSVQAVCDVLVEIPMMGHVASLNASVAAGIVLFEARSRRVSPNRQR; from the coding sequence GTGCTCATCGAAGCTATTGAGGCTGATACAGCCATTGAGAAGATCTTTCTGGCCTTTGGCAACGAAGACGCCGGCCCGATCGCTCAGATCAGGTCACAAGCATCTAAGGCCAACATCCAATGCGCCATCATGGACCGCAGGAAGTTTCAGGCACTTGAGAAACAACTCGGCCTTGCTCCCAATGATGCTCAGGGCGTGATCGCGATCCGACCTGTGAAAGCCCCGGTCACACTCGAAACGCTATTAAAGGGGGCTTTGGACTCAAGCCCAGACCCGATCATCATTGTGCTTGACGGGATCACGGATCCGCACAATCTTGGTGCCATCGCCAGAAGCGCTGAAGGTGCCGGCGCATATGGTATGATCCTTCCGATCAAGTACAGTGCACCCGTAACGCCTGTTGCCGTAAAGGCATCGGCAGGAGCACTTGAACACCTGCCTGTGGCAAAGGTGCCTCGTGTATCAGAGATGCTCAAACAGTGCAAGGCAGAGGGGTGGCGTATCATTGGAACGGCTGTACCGGCAACGTCTGTGTATACCGACGATATCTATAGCGGACCGCTGATCATCGTGATCGGCAATGAGGGCGAGGGTCTGCATCCGAGCGTTCAGGCAGTGTGCGATGTGCTCGTAGAGATCCCAATGATGGGTCACGTAGCGTCTCTCAATGCGTCAGTCGCTGCCGGGATCGTGTTGTTCGAGGCGAGATCCCGAAGAGTATCACCGAACAGACAACGCTGA
- the kynU gene encoding kynureninase: protein MSMNVTIETIDSWKKEAERLDSMDDLAHFRSRFLFPQHQGSNVRYFCGNSLGLQPAKARQYVNEELDDWQDLGVEGHFKSRRPWFSYHRWFAEPLAQLVGAKVHEVVAANTLTANLHLMMTSFYRPTETRNRIIMAGHEFPSDRYAVESQVRLHGFTPEEAMVEVQPAPGMDTLTTEQIIGAINEHGSSTALVLFSGVHFFTGQRFEMKEIAAAAHSVGAMVGFDLAHAVGNVELSLHDWDADFAVWCSYKYLNAGPGAVGGLFVHERFANQPDLPRLAGWWGNDEATRFTMEHQFVPTFGADGWQLSNAQVLQMAALRASLETFVEAGFDRISAKRDRLTAFAERVINDVIGARDWIRIITPSTPQNRGAQLSIHFDRSGREVFDALIAAGVIVDWRTPSVIRLAPAPLYSSFADVAAFGEAFAQIFEGKQ from the coding sequence ATGAGCATGAACGTTACCATAGAAACCATTGATTCATGGAAAAAAGAAGCAGAACGACTCGATTCGATGGATGACCTGGCGCATTTTCGGTCGCGATTTCTCTTCCCTCAACACCAGGGGAGCAACGTACGATACTTCTGCGGCAACTCTCTTGGGCTGCAGCCTGCAAAAGCCCGGCAGTATGTGAACGAGGAGCTAGACGATTGGCAAGATCTCGGGGTGGAGGGACATTTCAAGTCCCGCAGACCGTGGTTCTCGTATCATCGGTGGTTTGCTGAGCCCCTTGCACAGCTTGTTGGTGCTAAGGTCCACGAGGTAGTTGCAGCGAACACTCTCACGGCGAACCTCCATCTGATGATGACGTCGTTCTATCGTCCAACGGAGACGCGGAACCGAATCATCATGGCCGGACATGAGTTCCCATCGGACCGCTACGCCGTAGAGAGTCAGGTCCGACTGCATGGTTTCACACCGGAGGAGGCCATGGTTGAGGTCCAGCCGGCACCCGGCATGGATACCCTCACAACTGAGCAGATCATCGGAGCCATCAACGAACACGGGTCTTCAACGGCTCTTGTCCTTTTCAGCGGTGTCCACTTCTTTACCGGTCAACGTTTCGAAATGAAGGAAATCGCCGCAGCGGCACATTCGGTCGGGGCCATGGTTGGGTTCGATCTTGCCCATGCGGTAGGCAATGTTGAGCTCTCCTTGCATGACTGGGATGCGGACTTTGCAGTCTGGTGCTCGTACAAATATCTCAATGCAGGTCCGGGCGCAGTTGGCGGACTCTTTGTCCACGAACGATTTGCCAACCAGCCAGACCTACCGCGTCTTGCAGGCTGGTGGGGTAACGACGAAGCCACCAGGTTCACGATGGAGCATCAATTCGTGCCAACCTTTGGCGCCGATGGATGGCAGCTCTCCAATGCCCAGGTTCTTCAGATGGCGGCTCTTCGCGCCTCACTCGAGACGTTTGTTGAAGCAGGATTCGACAGGATCTCAGCCAAGCGGGATCGTTTGACAGCCTTTGCAGAGCGTGTGATCAACGACGTGATCGGGGCTCGGGACTGGATCCGCATTATCACGCCTTCTACGCCACAGAATCGTGGCGCTCAGCTCAGTATTCATTTCGACCGTTCCGGTCGTGAGGTCTTTGATGCACTCATCGCCGCCGGTGTGATCGTAGACTGGCGCACCCCAAGCGTGATTCGCTTGGCCCCCGCTCCGTTGTATTCGTCCTTCGCTGATGTAGCGGCCTTTGGCGAGGCATTCGCCCAGATTTTTGAAGGAAAGCAGTGA
- a CDS encoding TetR/AcrR family transcriptional regulator: protein MPKKERTIRSDDELRALAIEVALDTFFTDGYSQTRSSLIAKGLGISKKTLYRLFPSKEDLLRAVTYHVMQTIEEITDRIYADHDRSIAERIASLVAQISPHYARIRSARILKDLQRSAPTVWAELDTWRQFRYTRFRTIIEDGLSQGSIRQDLAIDDILAVYSVLVNKCMDHATLRDTDVTPLELYQGSMDVFFRGIFVSSIHPTAELGTPVVIDQREGLLHHAEQLFFQHGFSKTTTDAIAKASGISKRTLYERFPKKSDLAMTILLRAAQDVRRLIAALRYSDRESYTRELNTLIMGCTSALGRVSTQFLNDLAANAPTGFKRIVRWRRRFLSRELRRALEEGQKLGVVRHDLHVPSTVLILSIMIENLLLPDARANALNVIPPTISVVCSVILFGISPRTTRSRQRLTH, encoded by the coding sequence ATGCCAAAGAAAGAACGAACCATACGATCCGACGATGAGCTCAGGGCGCTGGCGATAGAAGTGGCCCTCGACACGTTCTTTACCGACGGGTATTCACAGACCAGGTCGAGTCTTATCGCAAAGGGGCTTGGGATCTCAAAAAAGACGCTCTATCGACTCTTTCCTTCGAAGGAAGATCTTCTACGGGCAGTGACGTATCACGTTATGCAGACCATCGAAGAGATCACGGACAGGATCTATGCCGATCATGATCGTTCCATTGCTGAGCGCATAGCATCACTTGTTGCACAGATCTCACCACATTATGCCCGGATCAGATCAGCAAGGATCCTCAAAGACCTGCAGCGGAGCGCTCCAACGGTGTGGGCTGAACTTGATACATGGAGACAGTTTCGATACACACGCTTCCGAACGATCATTGAAGACGGCCTTTCGCAGGGTTCTATACGACAGGATCTGGCGATCGACGACATCCTCGCCGTCTACTCCGTCCTTGTAAACAAGTGCATGGACCACGCCACACTTCGTGATACGGACGTTACCCCGCTGGAACTCTACCAAGGCTCGATGGATGTCTTCTTCCGCGGGATCTTTGTCTCGAGCATTCATCCCACGGCCGAACTCGGCACGCCCGTTGTGATCGATCAACGTGAGGGATTGCTCCATCATGCTGAGCAGCTCTTCTTTCAACACGGGTTTTCGAAGACAACCACCGATGCGATCGCAAAGGCAAGTGGCATTTCGAAGCGCACGCTCTACGAGCGGTTCCCCAAGAAGTCGGATCTTGCCATGACGATCCTCTTGAGAGCCGCCCAAGATGTTCGGAGGCTCATTGCAGCGCTCCGATACTCTGATCGCGAATCGTACACCCGCGAATTGAACACGTTGATCATGGGGTGCACCTCAGCCCTTGGACGTGTGTCCACACAATTCCTCAATGACCTAGCGGCCAACGCACCAACCGGGTTCAAACGGATCGTTCGGTGGCGCCGACGATTTCTCTCTCGAGAGCTACGCAGAGCACTTGAAGAAGGCCAAAAACTCGGTGTCGTCAGACATGACCTTCATGTTCCGAGCACAGTGCTGATCCTCTCGATCATGATCGAGAACCTGTTGTTGCCAGATGCGCGGGCGAATGCCTTGAACGTTATTCCGCCAACGATCAGCGTTGTCTGTTCGGTGATACTCTTCGGGATCTCGCCTCGAACAACACGATCCCGGCAGCGACTGACGCATTGA
- a CDS encoding 2,3-diphosphoglycerate-dependent phosphoglycerate mutase, giving the protein MSRLTLVRHGESQWNLENRFTGWVDVDLSPKGELEAKAAGAILKNIPVDVLFTSVLTRAIRTADIAMAEAGISGVPVHRDQALNERHYGDLQGLNKAETADKYGADKVHEWRRSYDIPPPNGESLKDTQARVAPYYEQEIVPLLKAGKNVLVVAHGNSLRALVMFVEHLTPEQILKTEIATGVPITYELDKDLNVVSKNILDPKSA; this is encoded by the coding sequence ATGTCGAGACTTACCCTCGTCCGTCACGGCGAGTCACAATGGAACCTTGAAAACCGCTTTACGGGATGGGTTGATGTTGATCTCTCACCAAAGGGTGAGCTTGAAGCCAAGGCCGCAGGTGCAATTCTCAAGAATATTCCCGTTGATGTGCTCTTTACGTCGGTTCTAACGCGCGCCATACGCACTGCAGACATTGCAATGGCTGAGGCCGGAATTAGCGGCGTACCGGTTCATCGCGACCAAGCACTCAATGAGCGTCATTATGGTGATTTGCAGGGATTGAACAAGGCAGAAACGGCAGACAAGTATGGCGCCGACAAAGTACACGAATGGCGCAGGTCGTATGACATCCCCCCACCGAATGGCGAATCACTCAAGGATACACAAGCACGTGTAGCCCCCTACTACGAACAAGAGATCGTTCCTCTCCTCAAGGCCGGCAAGAATGTCTTGGTTGTTGCTCATGGCAACTCACTTCGCGCATTGGTCATGTTCGTAGAACATCTTACACCCGAACAGATCCTCAAGACGGAGATCGCAACAGGCGTTCCCATCACCTATGAACTCGACAAGGACCTCAACGTTGTCAGCAAGAACATTCTCGATCCAAAGTCTGCTTAG